One Deltaproteobacteria bacterium DNA window includes the following coding sequences:
- the trpC gene encoding indole-3-glycerol phosphate synthase TrpC: protein MLEKILKYKKEELESTMRRVRLPDVKAKAEDAEPARDFHGDLESLAQQIKIIAEIKKASPSGGVILQKYDPVGIAMQYEENGAAAISVLTDEHFFQGSLKHLSNVHEAVKLPLLRKDFTFHEYQIYEARGALADAILLIARILDDFQLKDYLQLAGDLGMAALVEVHDEKDLERALKAKAAVIGINNRDLETLKTDLAVTERLAPKVGAYRDTPLLVISESGISERKDIERLNKVGVRVFLIGEALLREKNPGEKLRELL from the coding sequence ATGCTTGAGAAGATTCTCAAATACAAGAAAGAAGAACTCGAATCGACGATGCGACGGGTCCGTTTGCCTGATGTGAAGGCGAAGGCGGAGGATGCGGAGCCGGCGAGGGATTTTCATGGAGACCTTGAGTCACTCGCTCAGCAAATAAAAATCATCGCCGAGATCAAAAAGGCCTCTCCTTCAGGTGGTGTGATTTTACAAAAATATGACCCAGTTGGCATTGCGATGCAGTATGAGGAGAATGGGGCGGCGGCGATCTCGGTCTTGACCGATGAGCATTTTTTTCAGGGAAGTTTGAAACATCTGAGTAATGTTCATGAGGCGGTAAAACTCCCTCTGCTTCGGAAGGACTTCACATTTCACGAATACCAGATTTATGAGGCCCGAGGGGCCTTGGCCGATGCGATCTTGCTCATTGCGCGGATTCTTGATGATTTTCAATTGAAGGATTATCTGCAGCTGGCAGGCGATTTGGGGATGGCAGCGCTTGTGGAGGTTCATGATGAAAAAGACCTCGAACGGGCGTTGAAGGCAAAGGCGGCGGTTATAGGAATCAATAATCGTGACTTGGAGACCCTGAAAACCGATCTTGCGGTAACCGAGAGATTGGCGCCGAAAGTAGGGGCGTATCGCGATACGCCCCTACTTGTTATTTCTGAGAGTGGGATTTCAGAGAGAAAGGATATTGAGCGATTGAATAAGGTCGGGGTTCGTGTTTTTCTGATCGGAGAGGCGTTGCTTCGTGAGAAAAATCCGGGAGAGAAGTTAAGAGAACTTTTATGA
- the trpB gene encoding tryptophan synthase subunit beta produces MSHLPDRGGLFGEFGGQYVAETLMPALKELEEAYRRIARSKKFKEEFNQLARDYIGRPTPLYFAKRLSEEIGGAKIYLKREDLCHTGAHKINNTLGQCLLAQRMGKKRIIAETGAGQHGVATATMAALLGIPCEVYMGEEDIERQSLNVFRMKLLGAKVKPVSSGSRTLKDALNEALRDWITNIRTTYYVIGSVAGPHPYPMIVRDFQSIIGREVQYQFRRPDCLIACVGGGSNAIGLFHPFLKDRSVRMIGVEAAGAATLAKGRVGVLHGSKSYLLQDREGQVRTTHSISAGLDYPGVGPEHSYLKEAKRVQYVTVNDREALQGLKLLSETEGIIPALESAHAIYFGTRYARKLPKNKVIVINLSGRGDKDMGTIAKYVANLK; encoded by the coding sequence ATGAGTCATTTGCCAGACAGGGGCGGTCTTTTCGGGGAGTTTGGCGGCCAATATGTCGCTGAGACCTTGATGCCGGCGCTCAAGGAACTGGAAGAGGCGTATCGTCGGATTGCGCGATCAAAAAAATTTAAGGAAGAATTCAATCAACTGGCCCGAGATTATATCGGAAGGCCGACACCGCTTTATTTCGCGAAAAGGTTGTCGGAAGAAATCGGTGGGGCGAAGATTTATCTCAAGCGTGAGGATCTTTGTCACACCGGCGCTCACAAGATCAACAATACCTTGGGCCAATGTTTGCTGGCCCAACGGATGGGGAAGAAGAGGATCATCGCCGAGACCGGTGCAGGACAGCATGGCGTCGCGACCGCGACGATGGCGGCCCTCCTCGGGATTCCTTGCGAGGTCTACATGGGGGAAGAGGATATCGAGCGGCAATCTCTGAATGTTTTTCGGATGAAACTCCTCGGTGCGAAGGTGAAACCGGTTAGTTCAGGAAGTCGGACTCTCAAGGATGCCTTGAACGAGGCGCTTCGGGATTGGATCACGAATATCCGGACGACCTATTATGTGATCGGCTCTGTCGCGGGGCCGCATCCGTATCCGATGATCGTCAGGGATTTTCAGTCGATCATTGGAAGAGAGGTCCAATATCAATTCCGTAGGCCGGATTGCCTGATCGCCTGTGTCGGCGGCGGTTCCAACGCGATTGGCCTTTTTCATCCGTTCTTAAAGGATCGTTCGGTTCGGATGATCGGTGTCGAGGCGGCCGGTGCAGCGACATTGGCGAAGGGCAGGGTAGGAGTTTTACATGGATCCAAATCGTATCTCTTGCAGGATCGGGAGGGACAGGTGCGGACGACACACTCGATCTCAGCCGGGCTTGATTATCCCGGTGTCGGGCCGGAGCATAGCTATCTAAAAGAAGCGAAGAGAGTTCAATACGTGACGGTGAATGATCGAGAGGCGCTTCAAGGTTTAAAACTCCTCTCCGAGACAGAGGGGATCATCCCGGCGCTCGAATCAGCCCACGCGATCTATTTCGGTACCCGGTACGCACGGAAGCTGCCGAAAAATAAGGTGATTGTTATTAATCTCTCCGGACGAGGAGATAAAGATATGGGGACGATTGCGAAGTATGTCGCGAATCTCAAATAA
- a CDS encoding leucine--tRNA ligase — MERFYNPKEIEPKWQRLWAEKQVFKVREDSSKKKYYCLEMFPYPSGRIHMGHVRNYSIGDVIARYKKMKGFNVLHPIGWDAFGMPAENAAIANKTHPHTWTIQNIQNMKLQFQKMGFSYDWDREVTTCLPEYYRWEQRLFLQMLKKGLVYKKKSYVNWCDQCQTVLANEQVEGGACWRCDQPVRMKPLEQWFFKITDYAKELLEETRNLKGWPERVLTMQREWIGESEGATVRFELEGKGEGFIEIFTTRPDTLYGATFMSLAAEHPLVLSLARGKPQEVEVKRFVEKVSKIEREKRLAGDYEKEGVFTGAYCLNPLNGRRLPIYAANFVFMDYGTGAVMAVPAHDQRDFEFAKKYNLPVVVVIQPSPKEPLDPLTMKEAYLEAGVMVNSGALDGTPSERAKEEIVKLLGPAGRKTTMVKLRDWGISRQRYWGTPIPVLYCPNCGMVPIPEKDLPVVLPTDVPLTGEGGSPLSKAKSFLEVRCPQCPATARRETDTMDTFVESSWYFLRYCSPRNDSKMFDPKAAAYWMPVDQYIGGIEHAVLHLLYARFFTKVLRDLGYFGDHSLSEPFANLLTQGMVIKDGSKMSKSKGNTVDPDELIEKYGADTVRIFCLFAAPPEKDLDWSDTGVEGGFRFLKRVWALVYESLQEGSLVDEGDQKEKQWLHRTIKRVTEDLERFHFNTAIAALMEFYNFLHDRKEKPSRASLNGLVQLLSPFAPHLAEELWQTLGHHENVSESTWPRYEESLVQTDQVTLIIQVNGVLRGRLQVSSGISEDEVKKLALAEAAVQKFAVNKKLVKTIYVKDRLINLVLQ, encoded by the coding sequence ATGGAGCGTTTTTACAATCCTAAAGAGATAGAACCCAAATGGCAGAGACTTTGGGCTGAAAAGCAGGTTTTCAAGGTTCGCGAGGATTCCTCGAAGAAAAAATACTACTGCCTCGAGATGTTCCCGTACCCCTCCGGTCGGATCCATATGGGGCATGTCCGGAACTATTCGATCGGGGATGTCATTGCCCGTTATAAGAAGATGAAAGGGTTTAATGTCCTGCATCCGATCGGTTGGGATGCGTTCGGGATGCCGGCGGAGAATGCAGCGATCGCCAACAAGACACATCCCCACACCTGGACGATCCAGAATATCCAGAACATGAAGTTGCAGTTTCAGAAGATGGGGTTCTCCTATGACTGGGATCGAGAGGTGACGACCTGCCTTCCAGAATATTACCGATGGGAACAGCGTCTCTTTCTCCAGATGCTCAAGAAGGGACTCGTCTACAAAAAGAAATCTTATGTGAACTGGTGCGATCAGTGTCAAACAGTTCTGGCCAATGAACAGGTGGAGGGAGGGGCCTGTTGGCGGTGCGACCAACCGGTTCGGATGAAGCCCCTCGAACAGTGGTTCTTCAAGATCACCGATTATGCGAAGGAGCTTCTTGAGGAGACTCGGAACCTGAAAGGATGGCCGGAGCGGGTCCTGACGATGCAACGCGAATGGATCGGCGAGAGTGAAGGGGCGACTGTTCGATTTGAGCTAGAGGGGAAGGGAGAGGGCTTCATTGAAATTTTTACAACCCGGCCGGATACACTGTATGGCGCTACTTTTATGTCGCTTGCCGCGGAGCATCCCTTGGTTTTGAGTCTTGCGAGAGGGAAGCCACAAGAGGTCGAGGTGAAACGATTCGTTGAAAAAGTTTCCAAGATCGAAAGAGAGAAGAGACTCGCTGGAGATTATGAGAAGGAGGGGGTCTTTACTGGGGCGTATTGTTTGAATCCGTTGAATGGCCGTCGCCTGCCGATCTATGCTGCCAATTTTGTCTTCATGGATTACGGCACCGGCGCGGTGATGGCGGTGCCGGCGCATGACCAGAGGGATTTTGAATTCGCAAAAAAATACAATCTCCCGGTCGTTGTTGTTATTCAACCGTCACCCAAAGAACCTCTCGATCCTTTGACGATGAAAGAGGCGTATCTGGAAGCGGGAGTGATGGTGAACTCAGGTGCTTTGGATGGAACGCCATCAGAACGTGCGAAAGAAGAGATCGTCAAACTGTTGGGTCCGGCCGGTCGTAAAACAACGATGGTGAAGCTCCGCGACTGGGGGATCAGCCGTCAGCGCTACTGGGGGACGCCGATTCCGGTCCTCTACTGTCCCAACTGCGGGATGGTCCCTATCCCTGAAAAAGATCTGCCGGTCGTCTTGCCGACCGATGTTCCCTTGACCGGAGAGGGAGGATCGCCACTCTCCAAGGCGAAGTCCTTTTTGGAGGTTCGGTGTCCCCAATGCCCCGCGACGGCCCGTCGTGAGACCGATACGATGGATACGTTTGTTGAGTCGTCGTGGTACTTTTTACGCTACTGTTCTCCCCGCAATGATTCCAAGATGTTTGATCCCAAGGCGGCTGCCTACTGGATGCCGGTTGATCAATATATCGGCGGGATCGAGCATGCCGTCCTGCATCTCCTCTATGCCCGGTTTTTTACGAAGGTCTTGAGAGATCTCGGATATTTTGGAGATCATTCTTTATCCGAACCATTTGCAAACCTCTTAACCCAAGGGATGGTGATCAAAGATGGCTCGAAGATGAGCAAGTCGAAGGGGAATACCGTTGACCCGGATGAGTTGATTGAAAAATATGGCGCGGATACCGTTCGGATCTTCTGTCTCTTCGCGGCGCCACCGGAGAAGGATCTCGACTGGAGCGATACGGGGGTTGAGGGAGGATTCCGTTTTCTGAAGCGGGTTTGGGCGCTTGTTTACGAGTCACTTCAAGAGGGATCGCTTGTTGATGAAGGGGATCAGAAAGAGAAACAGTGGCTTCATCGCACGATCAAGAGAGTGACGGAGGATCTTGAAAGATTTCATTTTAATACGGCGATCGCGGCGCTGATGGAATTTTATAATTTTCTCCATGATCGGAAAGAGAAGCCGTCACGTGCCTCTCTGAACGGACTGGTGCAACTTCTCTCCCCATTCGCGCCGCATTTGGCGGAGGAGCTTTGGCAGACCCTGGGGCATCATGAAAACGTGAGTGAATCGACTTGGCCACGGTATGAGGAGTCGCTTGTGCAGACCGACCAGGTGACATTGATTATCCAGGTGAATGGGGTTTTGCGAGGGCGGCTGCAAGTTTCCTCGGGTATTTCGGAGGATGAGGTGAAAAAATTGGCGCTGGCCGAGGCGGCTGTGCAGAAATTCGCGGTGAATAAGAAGCTGGTGAAGACAATTTATGTGAAGGATCGGTTGATTAATCTGGTGCTTCAATGA
- the rpsT gene encoding 30S ribosomal protein S20 translates to MAEAPKKAGQAAKRRLPKGRHRSTIKRQRQNLKRALQNQSVSSALKTIARKVRDAVRQKSQEKAKQFLKEAMSLYSKAAGKGVVHARHASRHIARLSSLVQGL, encoded by the coding sequence ATGGCAGAGGCACCAAAGAAAGCTGGCCAAGCAGCCAAAAGACGACTCCCGAAGGGACGCCATCGTTCCACGATCAAGAGACAGCGTCAAAATCTGAAGCGGGCGCTCCAAAATCAATCGGTCAGTTCCGCACTCAAAACAATCGCCCGGAAGGTCAGAGATGCGGTTCGGCAGAAGAGTCAGGAGAAGGCGAAGCAGTTTTTAAAAGAGGCGATGTCTCTCTACTCCAAGGCCGCCGGAAAAGGGGTCGTGCATGCCCGCCATGCCTCGAGGCATATTGCGCGACTGTCCTCTCTCGTTCAAGGGTTATAA
- a CDS encoding phosphoribosylanthranilate isomerase, with translation MILVKICGITNIEDAMAAVEFGADLLGFNFWPESPRFVPFEKAKKIIDEIPPSVMRVGVFVNEHYENVKDISIDLGLDYLQFHGDELPGYCDQFATPYWKAFRLQSERDIDLMKKYHCDYYLVDAYVESQRGGTGLTGNWELARQAKEVGKVILAGGLTPQNVEMAIQVVGPDGVDVASGVEEKLGKKDHEKMEEFIVRAKGHIQ, from the coding sequence ATGATCCTCGTCAAAATTTGCGGTATTACAAATATCGAAGATGCCATGGCGGCAGTGGAGTTCGGCGCTGACCTTCTCGGGTTTAATTTTTGGCCGGAGTCTCCCCGTTTTGTTCCGTTCGAAAAAGCCAAGAAAATTATCGATGAAATTCCACCGTCAGTGATGCGTGTGGGGGTTTTTGTTAATGAGCATTATGAAAATGTGAAAGACATTTCGATTGATCTTGGACTTGATTATCTTCAGTTTCATGGAGATGAACTGCCTGGGTATTGTGATCAATTTGCGACACCTTACTGGAAGGCCTTTCGTCTCCAGAGCGAAAGAGATATCGATCTGATGAAAAAATATCATTGTGATTATTATCTCGTCGATGCCTATGTAGAGAGTCAGCGAGGAGGAACAGGGCTGACAGGAAATTGGGAACTGGCACGGCAGGCAAAAGAAGTTGGGAAGGTGATTCTCGCCGGCGGATTGACACCGCAGAATGTGGAAATGGCGATTCAGGTGGTAGGGCCGGATGGGGTTGATGTCGCTAGCGGAGTCGAAGAGAAGCTTGGGAAGAAAGATCACGAAAAGATGGAGGAATTTATTGTGAGGGCGAAGGGGCATATCCAATGA
- a CDS encoding tryptophan synthase subunit alpha → MSRISNKFKILRQKKRKALITFITAGDPNIPTTKKLIFALEKGGADIIELGVPFSDPMADGPVIQKASERALNKGVTLSKILRLVREVRKTTEIPILLMGYYNPILAYGLKRFATDAARSGIDAALVVDLPPEVAGSLKRELKRKKIDLIFLLAPTSTPERIQKVCRKGSGFIYFVSVTGITGARLKGPNEIQKKIREIRRKTDLPIAIGFGIRTPSDARKISRLADGVVIGSEIVRRIATSKQPAQVVQRFVHSIRKVI, encoded by the coding sequence ATGTCGCGAATCTCAAATAAATTTAAAATTCTCCGCCAGAAAAAACGAAAAGCGCTCATTACCTTCATCACCGCCGGGGATCCGAACATCCCAACAACGAAAAAACTGATCTTTGCCTTGGAGAAGGGAGGGGCCGACATCATCGAGCTCGGGGTCCCGTTCTCCGACCCGATGGCGGATGGGCCGGTTATCCAAAAGGCCTCCGAGAGGGCGCTTAACAAAGGGGTGACGCTTTCAAAAATTCTCCGACTCGTTCGGGAGGTTCGCAAGACGACCGAGATCCCGATTCTATTGATGGGGTATTACAATCCGATCTTGGCCTACGGCCTGAAGCGGTTCGCCACCGATGCGGCGAGATCTGGGATCGATGCGGCCCTTGTCGTCGATCTCCCGCCGGAAGTGGCGGGTTCTTTGAAGAGGGAGCTCAAGAGAAAGAAGATCGATCTGATCTTCCTGCTTGCCCCGACATCGACTCCTGAGAGGATCCAGAAGGTCTGTCGCAAAGGGAGCGGGTTTATCTATTTTGTCTCGGTGACCGGAATTACAGGGGCACGGTTGAAGGGGCCGAATGAGATCCAGAAAAAGATTCGAGAGATTCGTCGTAAGACCGATTTACCGATCGCGATCGGATTTGGGATTCGTACCCCCTCTGATGCCCGTAAGATCAGCCGTCTGGCCGATGGGGTTGTGATCGGGAGTGAGATTGTCCGTCGGATCGCCACCTCGAAACAGCCGGCTCAGGTAGTCCAGCGGTTTGTTCATTCCATCAGGAAGGTCATTTGA
- the trpD gene encoding anthranilate phosphoribosyltransferase, protein MISLPLEKLSAGSSLTEDEMASAMKEIMGGKVPEGEIIEFLALLRQKGEVESEILAAAKVLREFSLKVSVNTENLVDTCGTGGDSKGTFNISTAAAFVVAGAGVRVAKHGNRAVSSQAGSADVLEALGVKIDVEPIVVRRSLSEAGIGFFFAPRYHPAMKNVAAARKKVGKTIFNLLGPLINPATPLSQVVGIYDPKKMVSYARVLKALGSRHVWVVHGDDGLDEITLTGKTKIVELKGGEIHEFQIDPKDYEINYCRPQDLQGKEASHNATLLRGFLEGYVSPLRDVVVLNAAAALVVSGRSKDFEEGVMLANHSLDQGKGYECLKKLIEVTNA, encoded by the coding sequence ATGATCTCTTTACCTTTAGAAAAACTATCGGCTGGTTCCTCCCTGACAGAAGATGAAATGGCCTCTGCCATGAAGGAGATCATGGGGGGCAAGGTTCCCGAAGGAGAAATCATCGAGTTTTTGGCACTCCTCCGGCAGAAGGGGGAGGTTGAGTCAGAAATCCTGGCGGCGGCGAAAGTCCTCAGAGAATTTTCTCTTAAAGTCTCTGTGAATACTGAAAATCTCGTCGATACCTGTGGAACGGGGGGGGACTCGAAGGGGACTTTTAATATCTCTACTGCAGCGGCTTTTGTCGTGGCCGGGGCCGGTGTGCGGGTGGCCAAACATGGAAACCGTGCCGTAAGCTCGCAAGCCGGGAGTGCGGATGTCCTGGAGGCCTTGGGGGTGAAGATCGATGTCGAGCCGATTGTGGTTCGACGCTCACTGAGTGAGGCAGGGATCGGTTTTTTCTTTGCCCCTCGCTATCACCCGGCGATGAAAAATGTCGCGGCTGCTCGAAAAAAAGTGGGGAAAACGATCTTTAATCTTTTGGGACCCTTGATCAATCCGGCAACCCCGTTGAGCCAGGTGGTCGGCATCTATGATCCGAAGAAGATGGTTTCCTATGCGCGTGTCCTGAAGGCGCTCGGATCGCGGCATGTCTGGGTTGTTCATGGCGACGATGGACTCGATGAAATTACCCTCACGGGAAAAACGAAGATAGTTGAGCTAAAGGGGGGAGAGATTCACGAATTCCAAATAGATCCCAAAGATTATGAGATCAACTACTGTCGTCCCCAGGATCTTCAGGGAAAGGAGGCCTCTCACAATGCCACACTGCTTCGTGGTTTTTTGGAAGGGTATGTTTCACCACTCCGTGATGTGGTGGTTCTGAACGCCGCTGCGGCACTGGTTGTTTCCGGGCGATCTAAAGATTTTGAGGAGGGGGTTATGTTGGCGAATCATTCATTGGACCAAGGGAAGGGGTATGAGTGTTTGAAAAAACTGATAGAAGTGACGAATGCTTGA
- the holA gene encoding DNA polymerase III subunit delta encodes MIHIFTGEEYQVESAYKKLIEEKLSSQRDFNLDILEGKEISLPLLSERCRSLPLLAPTRVVVVRDADKISKKVLEDLLETIGEVHRSVILIFVAPKFDQRLKFWQRVKEIGQWREFRPLTARDLPSWIQAECRARQIRIEPSAILWLIERVGSEQRLILSSLEKVSLLVGRDRPILAEDFEKGVDSFSWKSLFDLTDAVGRGERARVYSLLDRMMIAGESPVGMLALIARHFRILWKVKETGEGAPPYFLKNYQEQANRFSLEKLGKAVERIFETDWQLKSSPIPQKILMERLVWELCR; translated from the coding sequence ATGATCCACATCTTTACAGGCGAAGAGTATCAGGTCGAATCAGCTTACAAAAAGCTGATCGAGGAGAAACTCTCCTCACAACGTGACTTCAATCTCGATATTTTAGAGGGAAAAGAGATCTCGCTCCCACTCCTCTCAGAACGGTGTCGGAGCCTGCCACTCCTCGCCCCGACACGTGTCGTTGTTGTGCGGGATGCCGACAAGATTTCCAAGAAGGTGTTGGAGGATCTTTTGGAGACGATCGGTGAGGTCCATCGTTCTGTCATCCTGATTTTTGTTGCCCCCAAGTTCGATCAGCGACTCAAATTCTGGCAGAGGGTCAAGGAGATCGGCCAATGGAGGGAATTTCGTCCCTTGACCGCTCGAGACCTTCCCTCATGGATTCAGGCGGAGTGCCGTGCGCGCCAGATCCGGATCGAACCGTCGGCGATTTTGTGGTTGATCGAACGGGTCGGATCGGAACAGCGACTTATTTTGTCTTCTCTGGAAAAAGTTTCGCTGCTCGTTGGGCGCGATCGGCCGATCCTGGCGGAGGATTTCGAAAAGGGGGTCGATAGTTTCTCATGGAAGAGTCTCTTTGATCTGACCGATGCTGTTGGGAGGGGGGAGAGGGCGCGGGTTTACTCCCTGCTCGATCGCATGATGATAGCCGGTGAGAGTCCTGTCGGGATGCTGGCGTTGATCGCGCGGCACTTTCGGATCCTCTGGAAGGTGAAAGAGACTGGGGAGGGGGCCCCACCTTATTTTCTCAAAAATTACCAGGAACAGGCGAATCGTTTCAGCCTCGAAAAACTTGGAAAAGCGGTCGAAAGAATTTTTGAGACCGACTGGCAGCTCAAGAGTTCACCGATTCCGCAAAAGATTTTGATGGAGAGGTTGGTGTGGGAGTTGTGTCGGTAG
- a CDS encoding RluA family pseudouridine synthase, with the protein MKILYTDPDLIIIDKPPGLADPASELTKQFPELLKVGGKDRGACHRLDVGTSGLLVFARNEETYQKMREAFSKNKVEKEYHALIQGIIAKEGKIDWPIGPDPKSAKRVKVYKNLKEARRNKAQEALTSYKPFIMKRVAGGQAPDPQPPVPSTLLCVKIKTGRRHQIRAHLAVIGHPIVGDTLYKGPPADRLYLHASQLEFDHPKNGRRISVVSTTPFGA; encoded by the coding sequence ATGAAAATTCTCTACACCGACCCCGACCTCATCATCATCGACAAACCACCGGGCTTGGCCGATCCGGCATCCGAACTCACAAAACAATTTCCGGAATTATTGAAGGTGGGTGGCAAGGACCGAGGCGCCTGTCACCGGCTCGATGTCGGCACGTCGGGGCTTCTGGTCTTCGCTCGTAATGAAGAGACGTATCAAAAAATGCGCGAGGCATTTTCTAAAAATAAAGTCGAGAAGGAATATCATGCCCTCATTCAGGGAATTATCGCAAAAGAGGGGAAAATTGACTGGCCGATCGGTCCGGATCCGAAGTCGGCGAAGAGGGTGAAGGTTTACAAAAACCTCAAAGAGGCGCGGCGGAATAAGGCGCAGGAGGCACTTACTAGCTATAAACCATTTATTATGAAACGGGTGGCTGGGGGTCAGGCACCCGACCCCCAGCCACCCGTCCCATCAACATTATTGTGCGTTAAAATAAAGACGGGCCGTCGTCACCAGATTCGAGCGCATCTGGCAGTGATTGGTCACCCGATCGTGGGAGATACCTTATATAAAGGTCCACCGGCCGATCGACTTTATCTTCATGCGAGCCAACTGGAATTTGATCACCCAAAGAATGGACGACGGATCTCCGTGGTTTCAACTACCCCCTTCGGCGCCTGA
- the murJ gene encoding murein biosynthesis integral membrane protein MurJ: protein MSHSQITKRVGVVSFFTILSRITGLFRDMAIAYGFGTKMVADAFFVAFRLPNLLRRLFAEGALTVAFVPIFSESLRRSPDEARQVSNATWSLMTAILCVVSGLGILLSPLLVRLTAWGFTADPEKFQLTIFLTRVMFPYILLVSLAALAMGVLNSLKHFAVPASSSIFMNLGVIVGALGIVHLFDPPVTGLAVGVLLGGVLQLVVHFPVMRRFGFLPRLSWNPHHPGVMKIVRMMGPASFGAAVYQFNVIITTLLASFLPEGSVSYLWYADRIMEFPLGIWGVALATVLLPSLSDHAADRDDRALKDTFQYGLRMVFFLTLPAAGGLLVLGRPIVQLLFEHGTFTATSTLHTTQALTFFAIGLPFISAVRVTTNAFYSLQDARTPVRIAIASMAINLILSLILMGPLRHNGLALAISLSSVFNFSLQLWYFRKKVGPLGLRKIIRGLLKTSASTAIMMLILFILYLEIVPFVLDLSAMFLVFGLIVLGVVLFFGIEWLLGGEEIREILQVVRRRRG, encoded by the coding sequence ATGAGCCATTCTCAAATCACCAAGCGTGTTGGGGTCGTCAGTTTCTTTACGATCTTGAGCCGGATTACCGGACTTTTTCGCGACATGGCGATCGCGTATGGTTTTGGGACGAAAATGGTCGCCGATGCCTTTTTCGTTGCGTTTCGGCTGCCGAATCTGCTTCGCCGCCTTTTTGCCGAAGGGGCGTTGACTGTTGCATTTGTCCCGATCTTTTCCGAGTCGCTCCGGCGTTCTCCCGATGAGGCGAGGCAAGTTTCGAATGCGACCTGGAGTCTGATGACGGCGATCCTCTGTGTCGTTTCCGGACTTGGGATTCTGCTCTCGCCGCTGCTTGTTCGATTGACTGCCTGGGGGTTTACGGCCGATCCGGAAAAATTTCAGCTCACCATCTTTCTGACGCGCGTGATGTTTCCGTATATCCTGCTCGTTTCGCTCGCGGCGCTGGCGATGGGGGTCTTAAATTCGCTCAAGCATTTCGCCGTCCCCGCCTCTTCTTCGATCTTCATGAATCTGGGTGTGATTGTTGGGGCCCTAGGGATCGTTCATCTTTTTGATCCACCGGTTACGGGACTTGCTGTTGGGGTCCTCCTGGGAGGGGTTTTACAACTTGTCGTGCATTTTCCGGTGATGAGACGTTTCGGTTTTTTGCCACGCCTCTCCTGGAACCCCCACCACCCCGGTGTCATGAAGATTGTCCGGATGATGGGACCTGCATCTTTCGGGGCGGCAGTCTATCAATTCAATGTTATTATCACAACGCTGTTGGCTTCGTTTCTGCCTGAGGGGAGCGTTTCGTATCTCTGGTATGCCGATCGGATCATGGAATTTCCATTGGGGATCTGGGGGGTCGCCCTCGCAACAGTCCTTCTTCCATCGCTCTCCGATCATGCGGCCGATCGCGATGATCGTGCACTCAAGGATACCTTTCAGTATGGACTTCGGATGGTTTTTTTTCTGACCCTTCCTGCAGCGGGTGGATTGCTCGTTCTGGGGAGGCCGATTGTCCAACTTCTGTTTGAACATGGGACATTTACCGCGACCTCGACGCTTCATACGACGCAGGCGCTCACCTTCTTTGCGATCGGACTCCCGTTTATTTCAGCCGTTCGCGTGACGACGAATGCCTTCTATTCCCTGCAGGACGCCAGGACGCCGGTCAGGATTGCGATAGCCTCCATGGCGATTAACCTCATTCTCTCACTTATCTTAATGGGGCCGCTACGCCACAATGGCCTCGCGCTGGCGATCAGCCTTTCGTCAGTTTTTAATTTTTCACTTCAGCTCTGGTATTTCCGAAAAAAGGTGGGACCACTTGGGTTACGAAAGATAATCAGAGGCCTTCTTAAAACGAGTGCTTCGACCGCCATCATGATGCTGATCCTTTTTATTCTTTATTTAGAAATTGTTCCGTTTGTTCTCGATCTTTCCGCAATGTTTCTCGTCTTTGGCCTCATTGTTTTAGGGGTTGTCTTGTTTTTTGGTATTGAGTGGTTGTTAGGGGGGGAGGAGATACGGGAGATTTTGCAGGTGGTCAGGCGCCGAAGGGGGTAG